A stretch of the Sulfurimonas sp. HSL3-1 genome encodes the following:
- a CDS encoding ATP-binding protein encodes MRDLIEIHLTSRTHFGLLRYTCKHLRQLLPLHRPEQLSEAIDQLLENVVEHAYEKLENMDVTVRFTITPRQLQIDVEDSGLPFDFTPFMSEAVDHTTQHEKGFYRIYDLVDRFWFTMLENRGKRFSVIQAFEHNYDIRTGKTSTALPDKETILQRLDVRRFDESDAEGIAQLIYKNYHYTYYKSQFYDPVKIRQLNQDREVVSIVAVYGVRVVGHFALVLSRHAEIAEIAIAAVDPEFKKMGIMTRMFDTIIATARAMHLNAIYGEALMLHPYSQRANLSHGMCETAIVLGEVPSQTEIERQIKASLRSGAMISFLVFDTHKRYCLPPQRYAGQIEAAYRCAKVENSASRPANPNRQLLSHHLNPYINVGFIIIEGLPDDEALDELIDLMHTDHCEMVYADINLHHIEEIDEVVAMLNRRHFFYSGVFFSYYHNEDYLRLQRKNSRFVDEEQLVCYSQHARAMLEYIQADEARVAPAGAEVQ; translated from the coding sequence ATGCGTGACCTCATCGAAATCCACCTCACCAGCAGAACCCACTTCGGCCTCTTGCGCTACACCTGCAAACACCTGAGGCAACTGCTGCCACTACACCGCCCTGAACAGCTCTCCGAGGCGATCGACCAGTTGCTTGAAAACGTCGTCGAACACGCCTATGAAAAACTGGAGAACATGGATGTCACGGTCCGTTTTACTATTACCCCGCGGCAGTTGCAGATCGATGTGGAGGACAGCGGGCTTCCCTTTGATTTCACCCCCTTTATGAGCGAGGCAGTCGACCACACTACCCAGCATGAAAAGGGATTCTACCGCATCTATGACCTCGTCGACCGTTTCTGGTTCACGATGCTTGAGAACCGGGGAAAACGTTTCAGCGTCATCCAGGCCTTCGAGCATAACTATGACATCCGTACCGGCAAGACCTCGACAGCACTGCCGGACAAGGAGACGATCCTGCAGCGGCTTGATGTCCGGCGTTTCGATGAGTCGGATGCCGAGGGGATCGCCCAACTTATCTATAAAAACTACCACTACACCTACTACAAGAGCCAGTTCTACGATCCCGTCAAGATCCGGCAGCTCAACCAGGACCGGGAAGTCGTCTCTATTGTCGCCGTCTACGGGGTGCGCGTTGTCGGCCATTTCGCCCTGGTGCTCTCCCGCCACGCCGAAATCGCCGAAATCGCCATCGCCGCCGTCGACCCGGAATTCAAGAAGATGGGGATCATGACCCGCATGTTCGATACGATCATCGCCACCGCCAGGGCGATGCATCTCAACGCCATCTACGGCGAAGCGCTGATGCTGCACCCCTACAGCCAGAGAGCCAACCTCTCCCACGGTATGTGCGAAACGGCAATCGTGCTGGGCGAAGTCCCTTCCCAGACGGAGATCGAACGCCAGATCAAGGCTTCCTTGCGCAGCGGAGCGATGATCAGTTTTCTCGTCTTTGACACCCATAAACGCTACTGCTTGCCGCCGCAGCGTTATGCCGGGCAGATTGAAGCCGCCTACCGCTGCGCGAAGGTGGAAAATTCGGCCAGCAGACCGGCCAATCCCAACCGGCAGCTCCTTTCGCACCATTTAAACCCCTATATCAATGTCGGATTCATCATTATCGAGGGGCTGCCCGATGACGAGGCGCTCGATGAGCTGATCGACCTGATGCACACCGACCACTGCGAAATGGTCTATGCCGACATCAACCTTCACCATATCGAGGAGATCGACGAGGTCGTCGCCATGCTCAACCGCCGCCATTTCTTCTACAGCGGCGTCTTCTTCAGTTACTATCATAATGAGGATTATCTGCGGCTGCAACGGAAAAACAGCCGGTTTGTCGACGAGGAGCAGCTGGTATGCTATTCGCAGCACGCCAGGGCGATGCTGGAGTATATTCAGGCCGATGAAGCGAGGGTCGCCCCTGCGGGCGCGGAGGTTCAGTAG
- the rpmA gene encoding 50S ribosomal protein L27 — MAHKKGQGSTQNNRDSAGRRLGVKKFGGEVVKAGNIIVRQRGTKVHPGQNIGMGKDHTLYALVDGIVQFERKDKTRKQVSIVPAS, encoded by the coding sequence ATGGCACACAAGAAAGGTCAAGGTAGTACACAGAATAACCGCGATTCCGCGGGACGTAGACTTGGTGTGAAGAAATTCGGCGGCGAAGTTGTCAAAGCCGGAAACATCATCGTTCGCCAGCGTGGTACGAAAGTCCACCCGGGCCAGAACATCGGTATGGGCAAAGACCACACGCTTTACGCGCTGGTTGACGGCATCGTCCAGTTCGAGCGCAAAGATAAGACCCGCAAGCAGGTCTCTATCGTCCCGGCTTCCTAA
- the rplU gene encoding 50S ribosomal protein L21: MYAIIKNGGKQYKVEEGDILLLDKMSLEPKATLEIKEVLAVNAGELKVGAPFVDGAVVTAEVINEGRDKKVTIYKKRRRKDSKLKRGFRRSFTRVRITKIAA; the protein is encoded by the coding sequence ATGTACGCAATCATCAAAAACGGTGGCAAGCAGTATAAAGTGGAAGAGGGCGATATCCTTCTGCTTGACAAAATGAGCCTTGAGCCGAAAGCAACGCTCGAGATCAAAGAAGTGCTCGCGGTCAACGCCGGTGAGCTGAAAGTCGGTGCTCCTTTTGTTGACGGTGCGGTTGTGACTGCAGAAGTCATCAACGAAGGCCGCGACAAGAAAGTCACGATCTACAAAAAGCGCCGTCGTAAAGACAGCAAGCTCAAGCGCGGTTTCCGCCGCAGTTTCACACGCGTTCGCATCACGAAGATCGCGGCGTAA
- a CDS encoding thioredoxin family protein: MRYLLNILFFAALLLGAPTEWAKSLDDAKRIAAAEGKLVYVLITEPGCRWCKRFKRTTLHDHGVRRRLDEMAVGVEVERGSGTYPDTLKALMIPMHYFLSPDERVLVKMPGYWNIEDFMSILDDVERKRK; the protein is encoded by the coding sequence ATGCGCTATCTGCTGAATATTCTTTTTTTCGCCGCACTGCTCTTAGGCGCCCCGACGGAGTGGGCGAAGAGCCTGGACGATGCCAAACGGATAGCCGCGGCGGAGGGGAAACTGGTCTATGTGCTGATCACGGAGCCGGGTTGCCGCTGGTGCAAGCGCTTCAAACGTACGACGCTGCACGACCACGGGGTCCGCCGACGGCTCGATGAGATGGCCGTCGGGGTGGAGGTGGAGCGCGGCAGCGGCACCTACCCCGATACCCTCAAGGCGCTGATGATTCCGATGCACTATTTTTTAAGTCCCGATGAGAGGGTTTTGGTTAAAATGCCGGGCTACTGGAACATAGAGGATTTTATGTCCATACTCGACGATGTGGAAAGGAAACGAAAATAA
- the obgE gene encoding GTPase ObgE, producing MFVDQIELELSSGKGGAGCVAFRREKFVVNGGPNGGDGGRGGDVWFRVDNNTHTLAHYHGKHKLVAENGRPGLGSNMTGKSAAKLFVIVPPGTQVFDAESGELLMDLVSEGQEQKLLQGGKGGLGNTHFKSSTNQRPTYAQPGEPGETRRVRLELKLIADVGLVGFPNVGKSTLISTVSNATPEIANYEFTTLTPKLGQVRVNDYESFVMADIPGIIDGASEGRGLGLQFLRHIERTKTLLFMIDLASYMTMTYQYETLQQELERFSEMLATRAFAIALTRVDALSREEAEEKIAEMMKLVGVSPSQKSRYGFDDALPFYEQDLSDESQSFDREKPFFMVPISSVAHENIKPLNFALHTLVEMERA from the coding sequence ATGTTTGTCGATCAGATCGAATTGGAATTGTCATCAGGGAAAGGCGGCGCCGGCTGTGTAGCGTTCCGCCGCGAGAAATTCGTCGTCAACGGCGGCCCGAACGGCGGGGACGGCGGACGGGGCGGGGACGTCTGGTTCCGCGTCGACAACAACACCCACACCCTGGCCCATTACCACGGCAAGCATAAGCTGGTGGCGGAAAACGGCCGCCCCGGTCTCGGCTCGAATATGACGGGCAAGTCTGCAGCGAAGCTCTTTGTGATCGTTCCCCCGGGGACCCAGGTATTCGATGCCGAAAGCGGCGAGCTGCTGATGGACCTGGTCAGCGAGGGGCAGGAGCAGAAGCTGCTGCAGGGCGGCAAGGGCGGCTTGGGGAACACCCACTTCAAATCCTCGACGAACCAGCGCCCGACCTATGCGCAGCCGGGTGAACCCGGAGAAACGCGCCGGGTCCGGCTGGAGCTCAAGCTTATCGCCGATGTCGGTCTGGTCGGATTCCCCAACGTCGGTAAATCGACGCTCATCTCGACGGTCTCCAATGCGACACCTGAGATCGCGAACTACGAATTTACGACCCTGACACCGAAACTGGGGCAGGTCCGCGTCAACGATTACGAATCTTTCGTGATGGCGGATATCCCGGGGATCATCGACGGCGCCAGCGAAGGGCGCGGTCTGGGACTGCAGTTCCTGCGCCATATCGAACGGACCAAAACGCTGCTTTTCATGATCGACCTGGCGTCGTACATGACGATGACCTACCAGTACGAGACGCTGCAGCAGGAGCTGGAACGTTTCAGTGAGATGCTCGCCACACGCGCTTTCGCCATTGCGCTGACCCGTGTCGACGCCCTCTCCAGAGAGGAAGCCGAGGAGAAGATCGCGGAGATGATGAAGCTGGTGGGGGTGTCCCCGTCGCAGAAGAGTCGCTACGGATTCGATGACGCCCTGCCGTTTTACGAGCAGGACCTCTCCGACGAATCCCAGAGTTTTGACCGGGAAAAACCCTTCTTCATGGTCCCGATCTCCTCGGTCGCCCATGAGAACATCAAGCCCCTCAACTTTGCGCTGCATACCCTGGTGGAGATGGAACGCGCGTGA
- a CDS encoding RidA family protein yields MQFVQTENAPAAIGPYSQAVKVNGMVYTSGQIALTPAGEMLENDITVQTKQVLANLTAVLEAAGSGLDKVIKTTIFLDSMDDFATVNAIYAEAFGDHKPARSTVAVKTLPKNALVEIDAIALAD; encoded by the coding sequence ATGCAGTTTGTACAGACGGAAAACGCCCCGGCGGCAATCGGACCCTACTCGCAGGCGGTCAAAGTGAACGGGATGGTCTACACCTCCGGGCAGATCGCGCTGACCCCGGCGGGAGAGATGCTTGAGAACGATATCACGGTTCAGACGAAGCAGGTACTTGCCAACTTGACGGCGGTGCTTGAAGCGGCGGGCAGCGGCCTGGACAAGGTAATCAAAACGACGATCTTCCTGGACAGCATGGACGATTTTGCGACGGTGAACGCCATATATGCCGAAGCCTTCGGCGATCATAAGCCGGCGCGTTCGACAGTGGCGGTCAAAACCCTGCCCAAAAATGCCCTGGTGGAAATAGACGCGATCGCCCTTGCGGATTAA
- a CDS encoding amidohydrolase, with translation METRQTTLFETIDAIEERIVTLRHELHAHPELSGAEEHTTLMIKAILEAEGLQVRSFEEHYGLIAEIVVNEDAPFVALRADIDALPIQERTERAYASQSPGIMHACGHDAHTAVLLGAALALKRIEGSLGQNLRFIFQPAEEITEGGSAQMIAHGALENVKAIFGLHAYPYLNTGQIGYKYGVMLASADTFEIEIFGKSAHGARPHEGVDAILVMSMAVNSLNHIVSRRIDPLHPAVISLGTVEGGKAPNVICDHVKVCGTVRTVNHDVRHAIPEMMEVSIRGICDSMHATYAFSYRYGSPEVQNHDAMVDIVRAAASEVLEETNVIDLADPVMGGEDFGRYLEIVPGAFFRLGSCDPEKGTCVAQHNARFDVDDDALRYGMKIMALAALKAMDDA, from the coding sequence ATGGAAACACGGCAAACCACACTGTTCGAAACGATTGACGCCATCGAAGAGCGGATCGTGACGCTGCGGCACGAACTGCACGCCCATCCCGAACTCTCAGGCGCGGAAGAGCATACGACCCTGATGATCAAGGCGATCCTCGAAGCAGAGGGGCTGCAGGTCCGCTCTTTCGAGGAACACTACGGGCTGATCGCCGAGATCGTCGTGAACGAGGACGCCCCCTTCGTCGCCCTGCGGGCCGACATCGACGCCCTGCCGATCCAGGAGCGCACGGAGAGGGCCTATGCTTCGCAATCCCCGGGCATTATGCACGCCTGCGGGCACGATGCCCATACCGCCGTGCTGCTGGGGGCCGCCCTGGCGCTCAAGCGCATTGAAGGCAGCCTCGGGCAGAACCTCCGTTTCATATTCCAGCCCGCCGAAGAGATCACCGAGGGGGGCAGTGCCCAGATGATCGCCCACGGGGCCCTCGAGAACGTGAAGGCGATCTTCGGGCTGCACGCCTACCCCTATCTCAACACCGGACAGATCGGATACAAATACGGGGTCATGCTCGCCTCTGCCGATACCTTTGAGATCGAGATCTTCGGCAAAAGTGCGCACGGCGCCCGCCCCCACGAAGGGGTCGATGCCATCCTCGTCATGTCGATGGCGGTGAACTCCCTCAACCATATCGTCTCCCGGCGGATCGACCCCCTTCATCCCGCCGTCATCTCGCTGGGGACCGTCGAAGGGGGCAAAGCGCCCAACGTCATCTGCGACCATGTCAAGGTGTGCGGTACGGTACGGACCGTCAACCATGATGTGCGTCACGCCATCCCCGAGATGATGGAGGTCTCTATCAGGGGAATCTGCGACTCCATGCACGCCACCTACGCCTTCTCCTACCGTTACGGCTCTCCCGAGGTGCAGAATCACGACGCCATGGTCGACATCGTCCGTGCCGCCGCTTCGGAGGTACTGGAAGAAACAAACGTCATCGATCTCGCCGACCCCGTAATGGGCGGGGAGGACTTCGGGCGCTACCTCGAGATCGTCCCCGGCGCCTTTTTCCGGCTGGGGAGCTGCGATCCGGAAAAAGGGACCTGCGTCGCCCAGCATAATGCCCGCTTCGATGTCGACGACGACGCCCTGCGCTACGGCATGAAGATCATGGCCCTCGCGGCGCTGAAAGCGATGGACGATGCGTGA
- the proB gene encoding glutamate 5-kinase codes for MKRIVLKVGSAVLTENNRIARDRMQNLVDLIARLKARYEVILVSSGAVAAGYTELKLDKSVLANKQALASIGQPLLLNRYKKKFEKHGILPAQVLVTAANFYTESQAEKARNTIDTLIENGVVPIINENDATAVEELVLGDNDQLSAYTAYHFNADLLVILSDINAYYDKDPHCHDDACVRPLVHAIKAEELSKEVTPHNSFATGGIVTKLKAAHFLLERGRSMFLASGFELEDVENFLLHDTQSGGTLFTPEVSA; via the coding sequence GTGAAACGTATCGTCCTGAAGGTCGGCAGCGCCGTCCTCACCGAGAACAACCGCATCGCCCGCGACAGGATGCAAAACCTTGTCGACCTTATCGCCCGTCTCAAAGCGCGTTACGAGGTGATCCTTGTCTCCAGCGGCGCCGTAGCGGCGGGGTATACGGAGCTTAAGCTCGACAAGAGCGTTCTGGCGAACAAGCAGGCGCTCGCGTCCATCGGCCAGCCGCTGCTGCTCAACCGCTACAAGAAGAAGTTTGAGAAACACGGGATCCTGCCGGCGCAGGTCCTGGTGACGGCGGCCAACTTCTATACGGAGAGCCAGGCGGAAAAGGCCCGCAACACCATCGACACCCTGATCGAAAACGGGGTCGTGCCGATTATCAACGAAAACGACGCCACCGCCGTCGAGGAGCTGGTCCTGGGCGACAACGACCAGCTCTCCGCCTACACGGCGTACCACTTCAACGCCGATCTGCTGGTGATCCTCTCCGACATTAACGCCTATTACGACAAGGACCCGCACTGTCACGACGATGCCTGTGTCCGCCCGCTCGTACACGCCATCAAAGCGGAGGAGCTCTCGAAGGAGGTGACGCCGCACAACAGTTTTGCGACCGGGGGCATCGTCACCAAACTCAAAGCGGCGCATTTTCTCCTCGAACGGGGCCGCAGCATGTTCCTGGCCAGCGGCTTTGAACTGGAAGACGTCGAGAACTTCCTGCTGCATGACACCCAGAGCGGCGGGACGCTCTTCACCCCGGAGGTATCGGCATGA
- the dapE gene encoding succinyl-diaminopimelate desuccinylase has product MDVIALFKHLIERKSETPDDGGILDFVEGYLDGYTAVRIDVAEVKNLFIYKRFGEGEHLCFAGHVDVVPAGEGWETDPYTAVEKEGKIYGRGAQDMKAGVSAFLQAVKETEAFRGTLSLLLTSDEEGPAKHGTVELLKWLQTEGMLPDACIVAEPTCEERFGDAIKVGRRGSINGVIEKRGKQGHAAYPEKAKNPIHKVAQVLHHMAGVNLDEGDEYFSPSQFVVTDIRAGMEVTNVTPGKLKMMFNVRNSTKTAKEDIEAFVHRYFKEMDYTLSLDQSAKPFVTDANTHIVRTIDAAIASVTGLKPKHSTAGGTSDARFIAEYGIDVIEFGVRNDTIHAPNECTTPEQVRGLCDVFKQVIATY; this is encoded by the coding sequence TTGGACGTCATTGCACTTTTTAAGCACCTGATCGAACGCAAAAGCGAGACGCCGGACGATGGCGGTATCCTCGATTTCGTCGAGGGGTATCTTGACGGCTATACCGCGGTGCGCATTGACGTCGCCGAGGTGAAAAACCTCTTTATCTACAAACGTTTCGGCGAGGGGGAACACCTCTGTTTCGCGGGACATGTCGATGTTGTCCCGGCGGGCGAGGGGTGGGAGACGGACCCCTATACGGCCGTCGAGAAAGAGGGCAAGATCTACGGCCGCGGCGCGCAGGATATGAAAGCCGGCGTCTCGGCATTTCTGCAGGCGGTCAAAGAGACCGAGGCATTCCGGGGGACGCTTTCACTGTTGCTGACCTCCGACGAGGAGGGCCCCGCGAAACACGGCACCGTGGAACTGCTCAAATGGCTGCAGACGGAGGGGATGCTCCCCGATGCCTGCATCGTCGCCGAACCGACCTGCGAAGAGCGGTTCGGTGACGCCATCAAGGTCGGGCGCCGCGGCTCCATCAACGGCGTGATCGAGAAGCGGGGCAAACAGGGGCATGCCGCCTATCCGGAAAAAGCGAAGAACCCCATCCACAAAGTCGCCCAGGTGCTGCACCACATGGCGGGGGTAAACCTGGACGAGGGGGACGAATACTTCAGCCCCAGCCAGTTCGTCGTGACCGATATCCGCGCGGGTATGGAGGTGACCAACGTGACCCCGGGTAAGCTGAAGATGATGTTCAACGTCCGCAACTCCACAAAAACGGCCAAGGAAGATATCGAGGCCTTTGTCCACCGCTATTTCAAGGAGATGGACTACACCCTGAGCCTGGACCAGAGCGCGAAGCCCTTCGTCACCGATGCCAACACCCACATCGTCCGCACGATCGATGCGGCGATCGCATCGGTAACGGGGCTGAAGCCCAAGCACTCCACGGCGGGGGGAACATCTGACGCCCGCTTCATCGCCGAATACGGTATCGACGTCATCGAGTTCGGGGTGCGCAACGACACGATCCACGCCCCGAACGAATGCACGACGCCCGAGCAGGTCCGGGGGCTCTGCGACGTCTTTAAGCAGGTGATCGCGACCTACTGA
- a CDS encoding MutS-related protein: MLHSEIDAVLNSKDRLLTEVYFDLQRRFEEKYGSDTVVFMEIGTFYEVYEVNNDDMQVGKAKEMAELLNIQLTKKNKNIPENSVKNPFLAGVPSVSFERYLNRLIQEQRYTIIVIRQKGVPPKLSRYIGQIISPGTNFDHTVDNDDNYIVSLLIDRHREIYSVGYAAIDVTTGKTWLYETYGTSEDPTYALDEIFNLLNIYRTTEVVLTFLEGVENQKEVIRYLEISEHYAYSVNHERPKIDYQNELFQNVYQIQSLLSPIEHLDLERHPFVSEALATLVHFVIEHDYHIIQKLARPKMIDNTRYMYLGNNALEQLAVLSKDRSDMTLLKLIDKSVTAIGKRLLKERLLNPIQERGELERRYGLIDRVMPHVRMLGDALRGVYDLERLHRRIALARLHPFEMNYVHASLVGIRELMEFVKRHKLIKTPFSEQEVDTFIRDIEQSIDLEVSRRFTVSTVDDNFLRRGVDVQVDALVDENARMLQHFAIIMDAMERMLGEQGAAAGSGGYVSLGVLDKEGHYISMSRTRWAMIEKEFASGSVDLGGETVCFSDFSVKRLTNSVKITSELTEQLSDKIMRNQAKIVALVKERFIALQRTFERRYTLLFERIIAYVADLDVAVASARAAQQYNFACPTIVDVHEDENFLQLMALRHPLIEIQERQGVYVPNDIVMGNRAYMDLPYPETVMLDPAVHDGHEVNGVLLYGINSSGKSSLMKSIGLAVLMAQAGFYVPASSMKFSLFESLFTRIVSRDNLQKGLSTFAVEMMELKNIFNRAGTRSLILGDEISHGTETLSGVAIVASAIMKLAKLRSIFLFATHLHQLASMEEMRRLENVVDLHLSVEYDEALDRLIFNRVLQPGSGSSVYGLEFARSLHMDQEFLEAANRIRKRLSNDFDELELLVKKRTSKYNKDLFVTTCVICGAKAEDVHHIAHQASADTRGFIGHMPVNHRHNLIPLCRDHHREIHEGKLVVKGFVMTSNGLELDVEAQLAKPAVVTEEVPEINEAEVPEPQPEAPGKASIDMDDF; encoded by the coding sequence GTGTTACACAGCGAGATTGATGCAGTTCTCAACAGCAAAGACCGCCTGCTGACCGAGGTCTATTTTGACCTGCAGCGCCGTTTCGAGGAGAAATACGGCAGCGATACGGTCGTCTTCATGGAGATCGGTACCTTCTATGAAGTCTACGAGGTCAACAATGACGACATGCAGGTGGGCAAGGCCAAGGAGATGGCGGAGCTGCTCAATATCCAGCTGACCAAGAAAAACAAGAACATCCCCGAGAACAGCGTCAAAAACCCTTTTCTGGCGGGGGTGCCCTCCGTCTCCTTCGAGCGCTACCTGAACCGTCTGATCCAGGAACAACGCTACACGATCATCGTCATCCGCCAAAAGGGGGTGCCGCCGAAACTCAGCCGCTATATCGGCCAGATCATCTCCCCGGGCACCAACTTCGACCACACCGTCGACAACGACGACAACTACATCGTTTCCCTGCTGATCGACCGCCACAGGGAGATCTACAGTGTCGGTTACGCGGCCATCGACGTGACGACGGGAAAAACCTGGCTCTACGAGACCTACGGCACGAGCGAAGACCCCACCTACGCCCTGGACGAGATCTTTAACCTGCTCAACATCTATCGTACCACGGAGGTGGTGCTGACCTTCCTGGAGGGGGTGGAGAACCAAAAAGAGGTAATCCGCTACCTCGAGATCAGCGAGCACTACGCCTACAGCGTCAACCACGAGCGTCCCAAGATCGACTACCAGAACGAGCTGTTCCAGAACGTCTACCAGATCCAGTCGCTGCTCTCGCCGATTGAGCACCTCGATCTGGAGCGGCATCCCTTTGTTTCCGAAGCGCTGGCGACGCTGGTGCACTTCGTCATCGAGCACGACTACCATATCATCCAGAAGCTTGCCCGCCCGAAGATGATCGATAACACTCGCTATATGTACCTCGGCAACAACGCCCTGGAGCAGCTGGCCGTCCTCTCCAAAGACCGCAGCGATATGACGCTGCTGAAGCTCATTGACAAGAGCGTCACCGCCATCGGGAAGCGCCTGCTCAAAGAGCGGCTGCTCAACCCGATCCAGGAGCGCGGCGAGCTCGAACGCCGTTACGGCCTGATCGACCGTGTGATGCCGCACGTACGGATGCTCGGCGATGCCCTGCGGGGGGTCTACGACCTCGAACGTCTGCACCGCCGGATCGCCCTGGCGCGCCTGCACCCCTTCGAGATGAACTACGTCCACGCCTCGCTCGTCGGCATCCGTGAACTGATGGAGTTCGTCAAACGGCACAAGCTCATCAAGACCCCCTTCAGCGAGCAGGAGGTCGATACCTTTATCCGCGACATCGAACAGAGCATCGATCTGGAAGTGTCGCGCCGCTTCACCGTCAGCACCGTCGACGACAACTTCCTGCGCCGGGGCGTCGACGTGCAGGTGGACGCGCTGGTGGATGAGAACGCCCGGATGCTGCAGCACTTCGCGATCATCATGGATGCGATGGAGCGGATGCTCGGCGAGCAGGGGGCGGCCGCGGGCAGCGGCGGCTACGTCTCCCTGGGCGTCCTGGACAAAGAGGGGCACTACATCTCCATGAGCCGCACCCGCTGGGCGATGATCGAGAAGGAGTTCGCTTCCGGCAGCGTCGACCTGGGGGGCGAGACCGTCTGTTTCAGCGACTTCAGCGTCAAGCGCCTGACCAACAGTGTTAAGATCACCTCGGAACTGACGGAACAGCTTTCCGACAAGATTATGCGCAACCAGGCGAAGATCGTCGCCCTGGTCAAGGAGCGTTTCATCGCCCTGCAGCGCACTTTCGAGCGGCGTTATACGCTCCTGTTCGAGCGGATCATTGCCTACGTCGCCGACCTCGACGTCGCCGTCGCCTCCGCGCGGGCGGCGCAGCAGTACAACTTCGCCTGCCCGACCATCGTCGATGTGCACGAGGACGAGAACTTCCTGCAGCTCATGGCGCTGCGTCACCCGCTCATCGAGATCCAGGAGCGGCAGGGGGTCTACGTCCCCAACGACATTGTCATGGGCAACCGCGCCTACATGGACCTTCCCTATCCGGAGACCGTGATGCTCGATCCCGCCGTGCATGACGGGCACGAAGTCAACGGAGTGCTGCTCTACGGCATCAACTCCAGCGGGAAATCCTCCCTGATGAAGAGCATCGGGCTGGCCGTCTTGATGGCCCAGGCGGGCTTTTACGTGCCGGCGTCGTCGATGAAGTTCTCCCTTTTCGAGTCGCTCTTTACCCGGATCGTCTCCCGGGACAACCTGCAAAAGGGGCTCTCCACCTTCGCCGTCGAGATGATGGAACTCAAAAACATCTTCAACCGCGCCGGGACACGGTCGCTCATCCTCGGTGACGAGATCTCCCACGGCACCGAAACGCTTTCCGGTGTCGCCATCGTCGCGAGCGCGATCATGAAACTGGCGAAGCTGCGTTCCATCTTCCTCTTTGCCACCCACCTGCATCAACTGGCATCGATGGAGGAGATGCGGCGGCTGGAGAACGTCGTCGACCTGCACCTGAGCGTGGAGTACGACGAGGCGCTTGACCGTCTGATCTTCAACCGGGTGCTGCAGCCGGGCAGCGGCTCGAGCGTCTACGGGTTGGAGTTTGCGCGCTCCCTGCATATGGACCAGGAGTTCCTGGAGGCGGCGAACCGCATCCGCAAGCGCCTCTCCAACGACTTCGACGAACTGGAGCTGCTGGTCAAAAAACGCACCAGCAAGTACAACAAGGACCTCTTTGTTACCACTTGCGTCATCTGCGGGGCGAAGGCGGAGGATGTGCACCATATCGCCCACCAGGCCAGTGCGGACACCCGCGGCTTCATCGGCCATATGCCCGTCAACCACCGCCACAATCTCATCCCCCTCTGCCGGGATCACCACCGGGAGATCCATGAGGGAAAACTCGTCGTCAAAGGCTTCGTCATGACCTCCAACGGTCTGGAACTTGACGTCGAGGCTCAGTTGGCCAAACCGGCCGTTGTCACCGAGGAAGTACCGGAGATCAACGAAGCCGAAGTACCGGAACCACAGCCCGAAGCACCGGGAAAAGCCTCCATCGATATGGATGATTTTTAA